In the Arachis ipaensis cultivar K30076 chromosome B10, Araip1.1, whole genome shotgun sequence genome, one interval contains:
- the LOC107620094 gene encoding ATP-dependent DNA helicase PIF1-like isoform X2, with protein sequence MMSKFCFEALDKTMKDLMRFKHDESPEMPFEGKTIVFGGDFRQILPVIPKGTRQDIVNASLNSSYLWQHCEILKLTINIRLQSMAADSGIQDLQQFAEWILQVGNGISEGMSDECNLISIPPEFLITYYNDPIEAIVEAIYSDYIADMDNEGHLKGRAILAPTINAVDEVNDYMTELNNNACKTYVSSNKCLFEGGSNEIEGMHTPEFLATIKCSGVPNHELKLKVGCPVMLIKNIDRSSGLCNGTRLIITRLGDKVIKARLLNSDNCVDKVFIPRMTLTPSDARLPFRFQRRQFPLMLSYAMTINKSQGQSLDHIGLLLKKSVFTHGQLYVAISRVTNKKGLKILIAHDENTGKTENIVYPKVFRNV encoded by the coding sequence ATGATGAGCAAATTTTGTTTCGAAGCACTTGATAAGACAATGAAAGATTTGATGAGGTTCAAACATGATGAAAGCCCAGAGATGCCATTCGAAGGGAAAACAATAGTCTTTGGTGGAGATTTTAGGCAAATCTTGCCAGTGATTCCAAAGGGAACAAGACAAGACATCGTCAATGCGTCTTTAAATTCATCATATCTATGGCAGCATTGTGAAATATTAAAGCTAACCATCAACATACGGCTGCAATCCATGGCTGCAGATAGTGGCATACAAGATTTGCAGCAATTTGCCGAATGGATTCTTCAGGTTGGCAATGGAATATCAGAAGGAATGAGTGACGAGTGCAATTTAATTAGCATACCTCCTGAATTCCTTATCACCTATTATAATGATCCAATTGAAGCAATCGTTGAAGCAATCTATTCTGATTACATTGCTGACATGGATAACGAAGGCCACTTGAAAGGTCGAGCTATTTTGGCTCCTACAATTAATGCGGTAGATGAGGTGAATGATTACATGACCGAACTGAACAACAATGCATGCAAAACTTATGTTAGTTCCAATAAATGTTTGTTCGAAGGGGGTAGCAATGAAATTGAAGGTATGCACACACCGGAGTTTTTAGCAACAATTAAATGTTCCGGGGTtccaaatcatgaattgaagctaAAGGTTGGTTGCCCTGTCATGCTTATTAAAAATATTGATCGCTCTTCAGGGCTTTGCAATGGTACTAGATTGATAATTACAAGACTTGGAGATAAAGTTATCAAGGCAAGATTATTAAATTCTGACAACTGTGTCGATAAGGTCTTTATTCCTAGAATGACACTCACACCATCAGATGCTAGGCTACCATTTCGATTTCAAAGGAGACAATTCCCTCTCATGCTATCTTATGCAATGACCATAAACAAAAGTCAAGGACAATCATTAGACCACATCGGATTACTACTGAAAAAATCTGTTTTCACACATGGCCAACTATATGTTGCCATTTCAAGGGTCACTAACAAGAAAGGATTGAAAATTCTAATTGCTCATGATGAAAACACTGGCAAAACAGAAAATATTGTTTACCCAAAAGTCTTTAGAAATGTATGA